A window of the Lactobacillus amylovorus DSM 20531 genome harbors these coding sequences:
- the nagA gene encoding N-acetylglucosamine-6-phosphate deacetylase, which translates to MTYYIHADKFFLENRTENGGYLEVQDNGKFGFFYPESKKPEGKIVDYKGKWVAPGLVDTHIHGSLREDVMKSDWEGINKISNGLLSAGVTSWLPTTITAGSDTLTRICKMFADHKGQETGAKIQGIHFEGPFFTEEHAGAENPKYMMDPDINEFNKWRDASDSMLCKISMAPERKGSKEFIREAVKEGVVISLGHSSATFEEAVEGVEAGATMFTHTFNGMPDPSHHTPSISNAAMALNNVTDELICDGHHVQPSMAKALINAVGPEHIALITDCMEAGMMPDGDYMLGELPVYVKDGMARLKDGDNLAGSILQLKQAIKNVVDWNIVTPEEAVMMASYVPAKSAHILDKCGTIAPDKDADFLILNPDMTLSETYMNGESRYRA; encoded by the coding sequence ATGACTTATTACATTCATGCAGACAAGTTTTTCTTAGAAAACAGAACAGAAAATGGCGGTTATCTTGAAGTTCAAGACAACGGCAAGTTTGGCTTTTTCTATCCTGAGTCTAAAAAGCCAGAAGGTAAGATCGTTGACTACAAGGGCAAGTGGGTTGCTCCAGGTTTAGTTGATACTCACATCCATGGTTCACTTCGTGAAGATGTTATGAAGAGTGACTGGGAAGGCATCAACAAGATTTCTAATGGTCTTCTTAGCGCAGGTGTAACCTCATGGCTGCCAACTACAATCACTGCCGGTAGCGATACTTTGACTAGAATCTGCAAGATGTTCGCAGACCACAAGGGTCAAGAAACTGGTGCCAAGATTCAAGGTATTCACTTTGAAGGACCTTTCTTTACTGAAGAACACGCTGGTGCTGAAAACCCTAAGTACATGATGGATCCAGACATCAACGAATTTAACAAGTGGCGCGATGCTTCAGACAGCATGCTTTGCAAGATCTCAATGGCTCCTGAAAGAAAGGGTTCAAAGGAATTTATCCGCGAAGCTGTTAAGGAAGGCGTAGTTATTTCATTAGGTCACTCAAGCGCAACCTTTGAAGAAGCAGTTGAAGGCGTTGAAGCTGGTGCAACTATGTTTACTCACACCTTTAACGGGATGCCAGATCCAAGCCACCACACTCCATCAATTTCAAACGCTGCAATGGCTTTGAACAACGTAACTGACGAATTGATCTGTGATGGTCACCACGTTCAACCATCAATGGCTAAGGCCTTGATCAATGCAGTAGGTCCAGAACACATTGCTTTAATCACCGACTGTATGGAAGCTGGTATGATGCCAGATGGTGACTACATGTTGGGTGAACTTCCAGTTTACGTAAAAGACGGTATGGCTCGTCTTAAGGACGGCGACAACTTGGCTGGTTCAATTTTGCAATTGAAGCAAGCTATCAAGAATGTCGTTGATTGGAACATCGTAACTCCAGAAGAAGCAGTAATGATGGCCAGCTACGTTCCAGCTAAGAGTGCTCACATCTTAGACAAGTGCGGTACTATTGCTCCAGATAAAGATGCCGACTTCTTGATCTTGAACCCTGATATGACTTTGAGTGAAACCTACATGAATGGTGAATCAAGATACAGGGCTTAA
- a CDS encoding TIM-barrel domain-containing protein yields MTQNTQIERHQLGQLIGANKRDHYYELHYSTGEVARLYILAEGIFRYFLDPAKNFDENHSSFVDLAQFDNSYFEKSKPKATSDSLIIQSGNYQLIFQQKPAVMNIFDETLHRNRVMQLSPLELDQNQTTEILKQHKNEFYFGGGMQNGYFSHKGKVIEIKRDKITGKGGVLSQIPFFWANSGFGELRNTESTGSYDFGKTEADATILKHNTNVFDTFYLLGNSPKDILAKYYTLTGKPLMPPKYALGLGHIGNFLTTLWQPGEAKERNATVFEDGNYYTRTDNPEDSNGKASLNGEEEYQFSARAMVDRYEKQHFKLSWIVPNYEIQDVNPEAMTSFSDYASSRDVNAGVWSGDETPKTAPDTPFIQTTSSNPKTLKDDAIILRDNLKRKRPLIFSNTGIAGSQSRTILAFGDIGGNWENIPTQVAGFLGSSLSGQPLIGSAVDGTAGGGNAQISIRDFEWKAFTPLLFNLDDQGKFSKTPFTYNSKMTQINRAYLKLREQLRTYMYTLIYCAQVGEPIMRPLFLEFPHEQINYTPQVGHEFMLGPNLLISPIVNGREDGNGNSRKDNLYLPNHRTMWVDLFDGKKYLGGRVYNKQSYPSWHLPVFVRGGSIFDLGERNYVLYPQGHSKMVTYDDNGYNDYSRNHVSTQISSDLEASKLTITIDPTQGDFSTFQTENTTNLNIMCDGYPDGLTVKINDQVINMQEYGTVDTFAHAKEGFFFNTNYSWMPEFDQYQEKKQTALQIKLAKRDITDSKIEITIRNFRYGNETLVHAITDSLLRSPKQPAVDPDKISSHSLTVVWPQLTDKVQIEVNGILHDGIDGSSFTFHELVPNTRYTLRLRYVAGNKVSEWSDPFGAITKPDPMNYAINNIKVTSNLTSQKDHPLEYLTDLKLASEWKTVNGVSEDEPLELNFKFNQLEHLSRMVWVPRKIDHQGDPVEVSVETSTDGVNFKPYGERLTWKSDSKNKVVGLRDVAAKAIRLKVYKSSGPFVASKEVIFFREKKD; encoded by the coding sequence ATGACACAAAATACTCAAATAGAAAGACACCAATTAGGTCAGCTTATCGGTGCTAATAAACGTGATCATTATTATGAACTCCATTATTCCACTGGAGAAGTTGCTCGTCTTTATATTTTAGCTGAGGGAATATTCCGTTATTTCCTTGATCCTGCTAAAAATTTTGACGAGAATCACTCCTCTTTTGTTGACCTGGCTCAATTTGATAATAGTTACTTTGAAAAATCTAAGCCTAAGGCTACTAGCGATTCATTAATTATTCAATCTGGCAATTACCAGCTTATTTTTCAGCAAAAACCAGCCGTGATGAATATTTTTGATGAGACTTTGCACCGCAACCGCGTAATGCAGCTTAGTCCGCTTGAGCTCGATCAAAATCAAACAACTGAGATTTTGAAGCAACATAAGAATGAATTTTACTTTGGTGGCGGTATGCAAAATGGCTACTTCAGTCATAAAGGCAAGGTCATCGAAATTAAGCGTGACAAGATTACGGGTAAAGGCGGCGTACTAAGCCAAATCCCATTTTTCTGGGCTAACTCAGGTTTTGGTGAATTGCGCAACACTGAATCAACTGGTAGCTATGACTTCGGTAAAACTGAAGCTGATGCCACGATCTTGAAGCACAACACTAACGTGTTTGATACCTTCTATCTTTTGGGCAATTCTCCTAAAGATATTTTGGCTAAATACTACACTTTGACTGGCAAGCCATTGATGCCACCTAAGTACGCATTAGGTTTGGGCCACATCGGCAACTTTTTGACCACGCTTTGGCAACCTGGCGAAGCCAAGGAAAGAAACGCCACCGTCTTTGAAGATGGCAACTACTACACTAGAACCGATAATCCGGAAGATTCTAACGGTAAGGCTTCTTTAAATGGCGAAGAAGAATATCAATTCTCTGCTCGTGCGATGGTTGATCGTTATGAGAAGCAACACTTCAAGTTAAGTTGGATTGTGCCTAACTACGAAATTCAAGACGTTAACCCAGAAGCAATGACCAGCTTTAGCGATTATGCTTCTAGCCGCGACGTTAATGCCGGTGTTTGGAGTGGCGACGAAACGCCTAAGACAGCTCCAGATACTCCCTTTATTCAAACAACCAGCAGCAATCCTAAGACTTTAAAAGATGATGCGATTATTTTGCGTGATAACTTAAAGCGCAAGCGTCCGCTTATTTTCTCAAATACGGGAATTGCTGGTAGCCAAAGCAGAACTATTTTAGCCTTTGGCGATATTGGCGGCAATTGGGAAAATATCCCAACTCAAGTTGCCGGTTTCTTAGGTTCTAGTCTTTCAGGCCAGCCTCTAATCGGTAGTGCAGTTGACGGTACCGCTGGTGGCGGCAATGCCCAAATCAGTATCCGTGACTTTGAATGGAAGGCATTCACTCCACTACTCTTTAATTTGGATGACCAAGGCAAATTCAGTAAGACGCCATTTACTTATAACAGCAAGATGACTCAAATTAATCGTGCTTACTTGAAATTGCGTGAACAACTTCGCACTTACATGTACACGTTGATTTACTGCGCACAAGTGGGTGAACCAATTATGAGACCACTCTTCTTGGAATTCCCACATGAACAAATCAACTACACGCCTCAAGTAGGTCATGAATTCATGCTTGGACCTAACTTACTGATTTCACCAATCGTTAATGGTCGTGAAGATGGCAACGGCAATTCTAGAAAAGATAACCTCTACTTGCCAAACCACCGCACAATGTGGGTTGACTTGTTCGACGGTAAGAAATACTTGGGTGGCCGAGTTTACAACAAGCAATCTTACCCATCTTGGCACTTACCTGTCTTTGTTCGTGGCGGTTCAATCTTTGACTTAGGTGAACGCAACTACGTCCTTTACCCACAAGGCCACAGCAAAATGGTTACTTACGATGATAATGGCTACAACGATTACTCAAGAAACCATGTTTCTACCCAAATCAGCAGTGATCTTGAAGCAAGCAAGTTAACTATTACGATTGATCCAACTCAAGGTGATTTCAGTACTTTCCAAACGGAAAATACAACTAACTTGAACATCATGTGTGACGGCTATCCTGATGGTTTAACCGTTAAGATCAATGATCAAGTCATCAACATGCAAGAATATGGCACAGTTGATACTTTTGCCCACGCAAAGGAAGGTTTCTTCTTCAACACCAACTACAGCTGGATGCCTGAATTTGATCAATACCAAGAAAAGAAGCAAACGGCTTTGCAAATTAAGTTGGCTAAGCGTGACATCACTGATTCTAAGATTGAAATTACCATCCGCAACTTTAGATATGGTAACGAAACTTTGGTGCACGCAATTACTGACTCTTTGCTTCGTTCACCAAAACAACCAGCAGTTGATCCTGATAAGATCAGCTCACACTCATTGACGGTTGTTTGGCCACAATTGACTGATAAAGTTCAAATCGAAGTCAATGGTATTTTGCATGATGGCATTGATGGCAGTTCATTCACCTTCCATGAATTGGTACCAAATACTCGCTACACATTGCGTTTGCGTTACGTTGCAGGTAATAAGGTTTCTGAATGGTCAGATCCATTTGGCGCAATTACTAAGCCGGACCCAATGAATTATGCGATTAACAATATCAAGGTCACTAGCAATTTAACCAGTCAAAAAGACCACCCACTTGAATATTTGACCGATTTGAAATTAGCTAGCGAATGGAAAACAGTTAATGGCGTAAGTGAAGATGAACCACTTGAATTGAACTTCAAGTTTAACCAATTAGAGCATTTAAGTCGCATGGTTTGGGTACCTCGCAAGATTGATCATCAAGGTGACCCGGTTGAGGTTAGCGTTGAAACTTCAACGGATGGTGTCAACTTTAAGCCTTATGGCGAACGTCTCACTTGGAAGTCCGACAGCAAGAATAAAGTTGTGGGCTTACGTGATGTGGCTGCTAAGGCAATCAGATTGAAGGTCTATAAGTCATCTGGTCCATTTGTAGCTTCTAAGGAAGTTATCTTCTTCAGAGAAAAGAAGGATTAA
- a CDS encoding helix-turn-helix domain-containing protein, producing the protein MKISEALRNYRQEIGLSQKEFIGDIISAAQYSRIEKGTQEINLSTTLLLLTSNHINVSDFIIKILPDYNNDDEGNLQTILSQQVMAAYYDNNIDELKKLLNKINKLHDATDLKLRTNLALIYLEKKENQLDPKFKKQIINEFIKRDNWTESPTTLHLLEQSMLVFDFDQISLLTNSIFKRYQDIRDQDFLTQDRVAGICINYLYICYQNKNKSAAQKAFNLLDKLPKIPELFTYQFLIKYYKYLFKSDFNQAEEIKNILATYGLTNLAQRLPN; encoded by the coding sequence ATGAAAATATCAGAAGCATTACGAAACTACAGACAAGAAATTGGATTATCACAAAAAGAATTTATTGGAGATATTATTTCTGCAGCACAATATTCTCGAATAGAAAAAGGAACACAAGAAATTAATTTATCAACTACTCTTCTTTTACTCACCTCTAATCACATTAATGTAAGTGATTTTATCATCAAGATTTTACCAGATTACAATAATGATGACGAAGGAAATTTACAAACTATACTGTCACAACAAGTAATGGCAGCATACTATGATAACAATATAGACGAATTAAAAAAGCTGCTTAACAAAATAAACAAATTACACGATGCCACAGATCTTAAGTTAAGAACGAATCTTGCATTAATTTATTTAGAAAAGAAAGAAAATCAGCTTGATCCCAAATTCAAAAAACAAATTATAAATGAATTTATAAAACGTGATAATTGGACAGAAAGTCCGACTACTCTCCATCTTTTAGAACAATCAATGTTAGTATTTGACTTTGATCAAATTTCTTTACTAACAAATTCGATATTTAAACGATATCAAGATATTCGAGATCAAGATTTCTTAACTCAAGATAGAGTTGCCGGTATTTGTATCAACTATTTATATATTTGTTATCAAAATAAAAACAAGTCAGCGGCTCAAAAAGCATTTAATCTTTTAGATAAATTACCAAAAATACCTGAATTATTTACATACCAGTTTTTGATCAAATATTATAAATATTTATTCAAATCTGACTTTAACCAAGCCGAAGAAATAAAAAATATTTTAGCTACATACGGTTTAACTAACTTAGCTCAAAGATTGCCCAATTAA
- a CDS encoding alpha/beta hydrolase has translation MKIENLTLTNFNQREFKIHTYVLDQNPELVEQKRPLAIVVPGGSFEHLSQREGEPVALAFNNEGFNSVVMEYNLVHDEGKIYPDAGLDVLSTVKFFRDHAEEYNLDPERILTIGFSAGGHVVSVANNMATSPLYQKKYGFEKDDVLPNKTILGYPLINIEKIGFPIPEDQKNKMPEEKDLLDSALGVTRETPDTFIFQAWDDPVVLIGNSIEYLGALNKNKVPTEAHLFNHGYHGFSLARHNVQTKGREWQENPHAAHWFNLAMEWLKSEWGE, from the coding sequence ATGAAGATAGAAAATCTGACGCTAACTAATTTTAATCAGCGTGAATTCAAAATTCATACTTACGTGCTGGATCAAAATCCGGAGCTGGTGGAACAAAAACGTCCTTTGGCAATTGTGGTTCCGGGCGGCAGCTTTGAACACTTGTCTCAAAGAGAAGGTGAGCCAGTTGCTTTAGCGTTTAACAATGAAGGTTTTAATAGCGTGGTAATGGAATATAACTTAGTGCACGATGAGGGCAAGATTTATCCTGATGCGGGTCTTGATGTTTTATCAACTGTAAAGTTCTTTAGAGATCATGCGGAAGAATATAATTTAGATCCTGAACGCATTTTGACAATTGGTTTTTCAGCTGGTGGACATGTTGTCAGTGTAGCCAACAATATGGCAACTAGTCCTTTGTATCAAAAAAAATACGGTTTTGAAAAAGATGATGTATTACCTAATAAGACGATTTTGGGATATCCACTAATCAATATTGAAAAGATTGGTTTTCCTATTCCAGAAGATCAAAAGAATAAGATGCCAGAAGAGAAGGATCTTTTGGATAGTGCATTAGGTGTTACACGTGAAACACCAGATACATTTATCTTCCAGGCATGGGATGATCCGGTTGTTTTGATCGGTAATTCGATCGAATATCTTGGTGCTTTAAACAAAAATAAGGTACCAACTGAGGCGCATTTATTTAATCATGGTTATCATGGCTTTTCTTTGGCACGACACAATGTGCAGACTAAGGGCCGTGAATGGCAAGAAAATCCGCACGCAGCTCATTGGTTTAATTTAGCAATGGAATGGCTGAAAAGTGAGTGGGGAGAATAA
- a CDS encoding YibE/F family protein, with protein sequence MSTLMALIIVLAILMMIVGGETGIRSFFSVLINTLLLILVAMLISWGINIAILTLIFIPLKLVTIIFLGTHDYTVAKNSFYSAFLVCLIVSLFIWGCQYLAQAAGLGPEAGELLVGLSQMPGLSYPMIAVTVAIFSTLGAIAEAAVAMSSGLLEIKKHNPDIGKEELMNSGTAIGNDVLGTAMNTILFGMFGSFLSLFLWYFRLGYTPGEVVNEKLFVNEALIIMYSLIGVILTVPLSSFMLSRGMGKKGLKHEDRKSDAN encoded by the coding sequence ATGAGTACGCTAATGGCGTTAATCATCGTTTTAGCAATTTTGATGATGATTGTCGGCGGTGAAACTGGAATTCGTAGTTTCTTTAGTGTTTTGATTAACACCTTGCTACTGATCTTGGTAGCGATGCTGATTTCATGGGGAATCAATATTGCAATTTTGACGTTGATCTTCATTCCGCTAAAACTAGTGACGATCATTTTCCTAGGAACGCACGATTATACTGTAGCGAAAAATTCATTCTATTCTGCCTTCTTGGTCTGCTTGATCGTGAGCTTGTTTATCTGGGGCTGCCAATATTTGGCACAAGCTGCAGGACTTGGACCAGAGGCAGGAGAACTGCTGGTAGGTTTGTCACAGATGCCAGGCTTGAGTTACCCAATGATCGCGGTAACTGTAGCCATCTTCTCAACTCTAGGTGCGATTGCGGAAGCAGCCGTAGCGATGAGTTCAGGTTTGCTTGAAATTAAGAAGCACAATCCTGATATTGGCAAAGAAGAGTTAATGAATAGTGGTACGGCGATCGGTAACGACGTTTTAGGTACAGCCATGAACACTATTTTATTCGGAATGTTTGGTAGTTTCTTATCCTTGTTCTTATGGTATTTCCGCTTAGGTTATACACCAGGTGAAGTCGTTAATGAAAAACTTTTTGTTAATGAAGCATTAATTATCATGTATTCTTTAATTGGGGTTATATTAACTGTACCTCTTTCATCATTTATGTTATCTAGAGGAATGGGTAAGAAAGGACTGAAACATGAAGATAGAAAATCTGACGCTAACTAA
- a CDS encoding YibE/F family protein — MKHKWKKRYTAAIIVAVVGAIFTVLTYFATDIYHKDEVALITDTQIKDTLIEKNEDVYKNQDQTRQQILHLKILSGKNKGETYTTKNVYYPSQLTTQKFRPRQRIFVNIKKGDPAIVNPKRDWVLVLVVTITLTLMVAVSGKHSISLVVSMILSWITFYLIIVWDVHLNGAHIILLFGLADIIFSFVSLLIVQGFNKKMLATWLATLLGVFVSFALCYVIMKLTGESEMKYETGDYATQDPRGLFLAQTLIGILGAVMDEATDIISSLYELIQTKKDITTKQLIQSGRTMGQEIMGPLINVLVLIFIAGALPETILYLRDNNTFASTFGFTLSLGATQSVISAIGIVLTVIFATGCSLFFLKNRDWKSLFKKEGENK, encoded by the coding sequence ATGAAGCATAAATGGAAAAAACGCTATACTGCAGCGATTATCGTTGCAGTAGTGGGAGCAATTTTTACGGTTTTGACCTACTTTGCAACAGACATCTATCATAAGGATGAAGTAGCACTTATTACAGATACCCAAATCAAAGATACGCTGATCGAAAAGAACGAAGACGTTTATAAGAATCAGGATCAAACCAGACAGCAAATTTTGCACTTGAAGATTTTGTCAGGTAAGAATAAAGGGGAGACGTACACCACGAAAAACGTGTACTATCCTTCACAGCTGACGACTCAGAAGTTCCGGCCGCGGCAACGAATTTTCGTGAACATCAAAAAAGGTGATCCGGCAATCGTAAATCCTAAACGTGATTGGGTATTGGTGTTAGTAGTTACGATTACTTTGACCTTGATGGTGGCTGTATCAGGTAAGCATTCAATCTCACTGGTGGTTTCGATGATCCTCAGTTGGATTACCTTTTACTTGATCATTGTTTGGGACGTTCATTTAAATGGTGCACACATCATTTTATTGTTTGGCCTAGCCGACATTATCTTCTCATTCGTGAGTCTATTAATTGTGCAAGGCTTTAATAAAAAGATGCTGGCTACGTGGCTGGCCACACTGCTCGGAGTATTCGTCTCCTTTGCCTTGTGCTATGTCATTATGAAGTTAACCGGCGAATCTGAAATGAAGTATGAAACTGGGGACTACGCAACGCAGGATCCACGTGGATTGTTTTTAGCCCAAACCTTGATCGGAATTTTGGGTGCGGTAATGGATGAAGCAACGGATATCATTTCTAGTTTGTACGAATTGATTCAAACGAAGAAGGATATCACAACGAAGCAATTGATCCAGAGTGGTCGTACCATGGGACAAGAAATCATGGGGCCATTGATCAATGTTTTGGTTTTGATTTTCATCGCTGGAGCCTTGCCTGAGACGATTTTGTACTTGCGGGACAATAACACGTTTGCATCTACTTTCGGCTTTACGTTGTCGCTAGGAGCCACACAGAGTGTAATTTCTGCGATTGGGATTGTCTTGACGGTCATTTTTGCGACGGGATGTAGTTTATTCTTCTTGAAGAATAGAGATTGGAAGAGTTTGTTTAAAAAAGAAGGTGAGAATAAATGA
- a CDS encoding MerR family transcriptional regulator: MTNTRDFEELAAPKTAAEELGISVATLRKYSLIVEKVTGNTNYFARTKQKARLYHQKDIDDLKAFHRLSKNSGLTLQEAARQIYAVSDKKDERPKEEPKKVAPYTNSDVMDTKEVVKLLNTLQQTISNQNEAISSLQRQLNVIQKQNQDLIEAQKQLAAPKDNSDKIAALPDISGVVSDDDAEPKKDAEQKREEVKEDMHKSQEEMHDEIISKAKENAKKRATANVHRTLEDMQLPERKEHWWQRIFKF, encoded by the coding sequence ATGACTAACACGCGTGATTTTGAGGAGTTAGCTGCACCTAAAACAGCCGCAGAAGAATTAGGTATTAGTGTAGCCACATTAAGGAAATATTCTTTAATCGTGGAAAAGGTAACGGGCAATACTAACTACTTTGCTCGTACTAAGCAAAAGGCTCGTTTATACCATCAAAAAGATATTGATGACTTGAAGGCCTTCCACCGTTTATCTAAGAATAGCGGTTTGACTTTGCAAGAAGCTGCTCGTCAAATTTATGCAGTTAGTGATAAAAAAGACGAAAGACCAAAAGAAGAGCCAAAGAAGGTAGCTCCATACACCAATAGTGATGTAATGGATACTAAAGAAGTAGTAAAATTACTCAACACTCTTCAACAAACTATCTCTAACCAAAATGAGGCTATTAGTTCTTTGCAAAGGCAATTGAACGTGATTCAAAAGCAGAATCAAGATTTAATTGAGGCCCAAAAGCAGCTTGCTGCACCTAAGGATAATTCTGATAAGATCGCCGCATTGCCGGATATTTCTGGTGTCGTTAGCGACGATGACGCTGAACCTAAGAAGGATGCAGAGCAAAAGCGCGAAGAAGTAAAAGAAGACATGCATAAGAGTCAAGAAGAGATGCATGACGAAATTATTTCTAAGGCCAAAGAAAATGCTAAAAAGCGTGCAACTGCAAATGTTCACAGAACTCTAGAAGATATGCAACTTCCAGAAAGAAAGGAACATTGGTGGCAAAGAATTTTTAAATTTTAA
- a CDS encoding D-alanine--D-alanine ligase family protein gives MTKKIQVGLIFGGNSSEYEVSIVSGHNIYKAIDKDKFDVHPIWITNEGYFANEEESFKVLEDPSYQVKNPHKVHNLSNLIELENLPEIDVFFPIVHGNLGEDGVLQGLFRLMNKPFVGDDVLAAAVTMDKEFTKILAQKVGVPVADWISIKRFEYDDKNNDKLDYEKVAEKLGRDMFVKPSNQGSSVGVNHVTNADEYAAALEEAFKYDDKVLVEETVPGTEVETAVLGNDKPIVAGVGQITNAKGSFYTYENKYDDNSTSKLQIPADLPDEIIDTVRKNARKVYEVTECSGMARIDSMLTPGGKVVLTEVNALPGFTNISMYPKLFEEAGIPYTELITRLIEAGMERFDHKKTLLHKHD, from the coding sequence ATGACTAAAAAAATACAAGTCGGATTAATTTTTGGTGGTAACTCATCAGAATATGAAGTATCAATTGTTTCGGGGCACAACATTTATAAAGCGATTGACAAGGATAAGTTTGATGTGCACCCAATCTGGATCACTAATGAAGGCTACTTTGCAAACGAAGAAGAAAGCTTCAAAGTATTGGAAGATCCTTCATACCAAGTTAAGAATCCACACAAGGTTCACAACCTTTCTAACTTAATCGAATTAGAAAACTTACCAGAAATTGATGTCTTCTTCCCAATTGTTCACGGTAACTTAGGTGAAGACGGTGTATTGCAAGGTTTATTCCGTTTAATGAACAAGCCATTCGTTGGTGACGACGTCTTAGCCGCTGCCGTAACTATGGACAAGGAATTTACCAAGATCTTGGCTCAAAAAGTTGGTGTTCCAGTTGCTGATTGGATTTCAATCAAGCGCTTTGAATACGATGACAAGAATAATGATAAACTTGATTATGAAAAGGTTGCTGAAAAGCTTGGCCGTGACATGTTCGTTAAGCCATCCAACCAAGGTTCATCAGTTGGTGTAAACCACGTTACTAACGCTGATGAATACGCTGCAGCATTAGAAGAAGCCTTCAAGTACGATGATAAAGTTTTAGTCGAAGAAACTGTACCAGGTACTGAAGTTGAAACAGCCGTTTTGGGTAACGACAAGCCAATTGTAGCAGGTGTTGGTCAAATCACCAATGCAAAAGGCTCATTCTACACTTACGAAAACAAGTACGATGACAACTCAACTTCTAAGTTGCAAATTCCAGCAGACTTGCCAGATGAAATTATCGATACAGTTAGAAAGAACGCTCGTAAGGTTTACGAAGTTACTGAATGTAGCGGTATGGCTAGAATCGACTCAATGCTTACCCCAGGTGGCAAGGTTGTTTTAACTGAAGTTAATGCTCTTCCTGGCTTTACCAACATCAGTATGTATCCTAAGCTGTTCGAAGAAGCTGGCATCCCTTACACTGAATTGATTACTCGCTTGATCGAAGCAGGTATGGAAAGATTCGACCACAAGAAGACTTTGCTTCACAAGCACGATTAA
- a CDS encoding CAP domain-containing protein, protein MLLRKFSITAIVALLFVPLVSQDAQAATFTTQEINEIHNFQKEYTSLDKTNYSASNIYAVKPHLSKKFKAGRLRSKYINTQVDYINYYRSLFGLSPVTTSDSSNSGAQKTAAVMAAINANPFINQHGLPSEKRPSFISKATWKLAKETSESSNLNFNVSRQSAGEVITDLVTDHYNLSGTDTGHRAWLLSTRLTTTGIGAAYGNNGYRYSVQKVLNANDMFRAASQPVVTYPSVRLFPSELAQGKNIVWSIYLSNRVVRTTPTITIRDLDTDIVTNGTHVRNYSSGGYGNFKTIITYSPGKTVIRSGHEYEININGVYRYRFKLFKQDATNDTTIYATQEEQQANQTNQTNTSLDRQTEVQSPILLQNKILNAAIDTKTVSLPTNSNNLFDQLTKKGKWKQNFFVKTIRLQKH, encoded by the coding sequence ATGCTTTTACGAAAATTCTCTATCACGGCTATCGTAGCATTGTTATTCGTGCCGCTTGTGAGTCAAGATGCGCAAGCCGCCACTTTTACTACTCAAGAAATTAACGAAATCCATAATTTTCAAAAAGAGTACACTAGTTTAGATAAAACTAATTATAGCGCTTCAAACATTTATGCCGTTAAGCCTCATTTAAGCAAAAAATTTAAAGCTGGTCGCTTACGTTCTAAATACATCAATACGCAAGTCGACTACATCAACTACTATCGCTCATTATTCGGCCTGTCGCCTGTTACTACTAGTGACTCTTCAAATAGTGGTGCGCAAAAAACAGCAGCCGTTATGGCCGCAATCAATGCCAATCCTTTTATCAATCAACACGGTTTGCCTAGTGAAAAAAGACCAAGCTTTATCTCTAAAGCAACTTGGAAATTAGCAAAAGAAACCTCTGAAAGTTCCAACTTAAACTTTAATGTATCACGTCAATCGGCCGGCGAAGTAATTACCGACTTGGTTACCGATCACTATAACTTAAGCGGAACAGACACCGGTCACCGGGCATGGCTGCTTTCTACTCGTTTGACTACGACCGGAATCGGTGCCGCCTATGGCAATAACGGTTATCGCTACTCCGTGCAGAAAGTGCTCAACGCTAACGATATGTTCCGCGCAGCTAGTCAGCCAGTGGTTACCTACCCTAGCGTCCGGCTCTTTCCTTCAGAATTGGCCCAAGGCAAGAACATCGTTTGGTCAATTTATCTATCTAACAGAGTCGTCAGAACTACGCCAACGATCACCATCAGGGATTTAGATACAGATATCGTTACGAATGGTACGCACGTAAGAAATTATAGTTCTGGTGGCTATGGCAACTTCAAGACGATCATTACCTACTCACCTGGTAAAACGGTTATTAGATCAGGCCATGAATACGAAATTAACATCAACGGTGTCTACAGATACAGATTTAAACTCTTCAAACAAGATGCCACTAATGACACTACTATCTATGCCACTCAAGAAGAGCAGCAAGCTAACCAAACTAATCAGACTAACACTTCTTTAGATAGACAAACTGAAGTACAGTCACCGATTTTATTGCAAAATAAAATCTTGAATGCGGCAATTGATACCAAAACCGTATCACTGCCAACTAATTCAAATAATTTATTTGATCAATTAACTAAAAAAGGCAAATGGAAACAAAACTTCTTTGTCAAAACCATTCGCCTTCAAAAGCATTAA